The Sinomicrobium kalidii genome contains a region encoding:
- a CDS encoding pyridoxal phosphate-dependent decarboxylase family protein → MYHHLHKDLGNLDALLDKVCTQGLDYLKTLRHRPTATEHQVSDNHGLREEGLGTEKALEWFNQKLEPIIVASSGPRYLGFVTGGSTPASIAGDWLATVYDQNTQTTGGEGDISAAIELEAIQLLLDLFELPDDFFGGFVTGATMSNFSCLAVARQWYGKALGKDYAKDGIRDKLHILTATPHSSSLKSLAMLGLGSRNITKVNTLPGNREAMDIADLETRIRELKGEPFILISSAGTVNTVDFDDAEAIAGLHKKYRFWWHVDAAFGGFAACSPEHKHLLKGWEQADSITVDCHKWLNVPYENAFFLIKKEHNLLQAETFQNSDAPYLGDPMENFSYLNFLPENSRRLKALPVWFSLMAYGKKGYREIVENAIGMTRIFGDFIDQNPDFELLAPVRLNTVCFTLSGEENQDKVQSFLTALNRTGKVFMTPTVYNGKKGIRAAFVNWMTDERDIVIITEEINAIAKKIL, encoded by the coding sequence ATGTACCATCATTTACACAAAGATCTCGGCAACCTGGATGCCTTGCTCGACAAAGTATGCACCCAGGGACTTGACTACCTCAAAACATTACGCCACAGGCCTACCGCTACCGAACATCAGGTTAGTGATAATCACGGACTGCGTGAAGAAGGTCTAGGAACAGAAAAGGCCCTGGAATGGTTCAACCAAAAGCTGGAACCAATCATTGTCGCTTCTTCCGGCCCCAGATATCTCGGATTTGTTACCGGAGGTTCTACTCCTGCTTCCATTGCAGGCGACTGGCTGGCTACGGTATACGACCAGAATACGCAGACTACCGGAGGTGAAGGAGATATTTCGGCCGCTATTGAACTGGAGGCCATACAACTCCTGCTGGACCTTTTTGAACTCCCCGATGATTTTTTCGGTGGTTTTGTAACGGGCGCTACCATGTCCAATTTTAGCTGTCTGGCCGTTGCCAGACAATGGTATGGGAAAGCACTCGGAAAAGATTATGCCAAGGACGGGATACGGGACAAGTTGCATATTTTAACGGCAACCCCACATTCGTCATCCTTAAAGTCACTCGCCATGCTCGGTTTGGGTAGCAGGAATATCACAAAGGTCAACACACTTCCGGGAAACCGGGAAGCGATGGATATTGCTGACCTGGAAACCAGGATCAGGGAACTGAAAGGCGAACCTTTTATCCTCATATCGAGTGCCGGAACGGTAAACACCGTTGATTTTGACGATGCCGAAGCCATTGCCGGATTGCATAAAAAATACCGTTTCTGGTGGCATGTCGACGCTGCTTTCGGAGGGTTTGCCGCCTGTTCTCCCGAACACAAACACCTGCTGAAAGGCTGGGAACAGGCCGACAGCATCACTGTGGATTGCCATAAATGGTTGAATGTTCCCTATGAAAATGCTTTTTTCCTGATAAAGAAGGAACACAACCTCCTGCAGGCGGAAACTTTTCAGAATTCCGATGCTCCCTATCTCGGCGATCCCATGGAAAATTTCAGCTACCTCAATTTTCTGCCCGAAAACTCCAGGAGACTGAAGGCGCTACCCGTTTGGTTCAGCCTGATGGCATACGGTAAAAAAGGATACCGGGAAATTGTAGAGAATGCTATCGGAATGACAAGGATTTTCGGAGATTTTATCGATCAAAATCCCGATTTCGAACTCCTGGCCCCGGTGAGGCTTAACACCGTTTGTTTTACATTGTCCGGGGAAGAAAATCAAGACAAGGTCCAATCGTTCTTAACAGCTTTAAACCGTACCGGGAAAGTATTTATGACACCTACGGTCTACAATGGCAAAAAAGGCATCCGGGCCGCCTTTGTGAACTGGATGACAGACGAGAGAGATATTGTCATTATCACCGAAGAAATAAATGCAATAGCCAAAAAAATACTGTAA
- a CDS encoding trans-sulfuration enzyme family protein has product MSKSHFETDAVRTRTEKTKYLEHTSPLYLTSSFVFEDAEDMRASFAEEKERNIYSRFTNPNTSEFVEKICKMEGAESGYAFATGMAAVFSTFAALLNSGDHIVAARSVFGSTHTLFTKFLPKWDINTSYFKVNETEKIESLIQPNTKILFAETPTNPAVDILDLELLGNIAKKHNLILVIDNCFATPYLQNPIKFGADLVVHSATKLIDGQGRVLGGITVGQKDLVREIYLFSRNTGPSLSPFNAWILSKSLETLAVRVDKHCENALKVAAFLEGHSKVNWVKYPFLKSHPQYEVAKKQMKAGGSVVAFEVKGGVDAGRKFLNAIKMCSLSANLGDTRTIATHPASTTHSKLSEEDRLQVSITDGLVRVSVGLENVEDVIADLDQALQA; this is encoded by the coding sequence ATGAGTAAATCACATTTTGAAACCGATGCCGTACGCACCCGAACGGAAAAAACAAAATACCTGGAGCATACCAGTCCGCTATACCTCACTTCAAGTTTTGTCTTTGAAGATGCCGAAGACATGAGGGCTTCTTTTGCAGAGGAAAAGGAAAGAAACATCTACAGCCGGTTTACCAATCCCAACACCTCAGAGTTTGTAGAGAAAATATGTAAAATGGAAGGCGCGGAAAGCGGTTATGCCTTTGCTACCGGAATGGCTGCCGTCTTCTCCACCTTTGCCGCCCTGTTGAACAGCGGTGACCACATCGTTGCGGCACGGTCGGTATTTGGTTCTACACATACACTGTTTACTAAATTTTTGCCGAAGTGGGATATCAACACCTCTTATTTTAAGGTGAACGAAACCGAAAAAATAGAATCGCTCATACAGCCCAATACCAAAATACTGTTTGCCGAGACTCCCACTAATCCGGCAGTGGATATTCTGGACCTGGAACTGCTGGGAAATATTGCCAAAAAACACAACCTTATCCTGGTTATTGACAACTGTTTCGCCACTCCGTACCTGCAAAACCCCATAAAGTTCGGGGCAGACCTGGTGGTGCATTCCGCAACCAAACTGATTGACGGACAAGGCCGTGTATTGGGCGGAATTACCGTAGGGCAAAAAGACCTGGTGAGGGAAATCTACCTGTTTTCACGCAATACCGGGCCTTCCCTTTCCCCTTTCAATGCATGGATACTGTCCAAAAGCCTCGAAACACTGGCCGTAAGGGTCGACAAACACTGCGAAAATGCCCTGAAGGTCGCCGCTTTTCTGGAAGGACACTCCAAAGTCAACTGGGTCAAATATCCTTTCCTCAAATCCCATCCGCAATATGAAGTGGCCAAAAAACAGATGAAGGCAGGCGGCAGTGTTGTAGCCTTTGAAGTGAAAGGCGGCGTGGACGCCGGAAGAAAATTCCTGAACGCTATTAAAATGTGTTCCCTTTCGGCCAACCTGGGAGATACGCGGACCATAGCAACACACCCCGCATCGACCACACACAGTAAACTAAGTGAAGAAGACCGTTTGCAGGTCAGTATCACAGACGGCCTGGTAAGGGTTTCCGTAGGCCTGGAAAATGTGGAAGATGTTATTGCCGACCTGGACCAGGCATTACAAGCTTAA